One genomic segment of Balneolaceae bacterium includes these proteins:
- a CDS encoding Nif3-like dinuclear metal center hexameric protein: MNIQVSHITNFMHQWAPPGIKMSYDNVGLLLGDPKASVSRILVCLDVTEEVVDEALEKECELIVSHHPLIFKEISSINPTHEQGRIIYKMIRNNIALLSAHTNLDAALDGVSFVLANNLGLDNLQFLDKAYNISRKISLTTDYEDTEAVLKLLNYYSAEEAHFYEVDGRKDGQKNFEAIIDQHYVSQLRNALEKEGLLKKGSFQVIEMSTPTNNFGMGVLGYYPDDGIAKDEFLHLVCRALDVPSLRYSGNAERIKKVAVCGGAGAFLKDKAIKSGADAFVTADIKYHDYFIERTNFLLVDAGHYESEFPVVEAIRKELSEAFENLQVDATENVTNPMEIYVTEFENKNI; the protein is encoded by the coding sequence TTGAACATCCAGGTAAGTCATATAACAAACTTTATGCACCAGTGGGCTCCCCCGGGCATAAAAATGAGTTATGATAATGTTGGACTTTTACTTGGCGATCCCAAGGCTTCTGTTTCACGAATTCTTGTTTGCCTCGATGTGACCGAAGAGGTTGTTGATGAAGCACTCGAGAAAGAATGTGAACTCATTGTTTCCCACCATCCACTTATTTTCAAAGAAATTTCCAGCATCAATCCCACCCACGAGCAAGGGCGGATCATCTATAAAATGATCCGAAACAACATTGCCCTTCTGTCCGCACACACAAACTTAGACGCTGCTTTGGATGGTGTTTCGTTTGTACTGGCAAATAATTTGGGTTTGGATAACCTTCAGTTTCTCGATAAAGCTTATAACATTAGCCGTAAAATTTCCCTCACTACGGACTATGAGGACACTGAAGCCGTCTTAAAACTTTTGAATTACTATTCTGCCGAGGAAGCTCACTTTTATGAAGTGGACGGAAGAAAAGACGGCCAGAAAAATTTTGAAGCGATTATTGATCAGCACTACGTTTCGCAGCTTCGCAATGCGCTCGAGAAAGAGGGTCTGCTTAAAAAGGGAAGTTTCCAGGTGATTGAGATGTCTACCCCAACCAATAATTTTGGAATGGGAGTGTTGGGCTACTATCCTGATGATGGAATTGCGAAGGATGAATTTTTACATCTGGTATGCAGGGCACTGGATGTTCCTTCCCTGCGATATTCCGGCAATGCAGAACGAATTAAAAAAGTAGCTGTATGTGGTGGAGCTGGTGCTTTTCTGAAGGACAAAGCCATAAAATCGGGGGCAGATGCTTTTGTAACCGCCGATATTAAATATCATGACTACTTTATCGAACGAACGAATTTTTTACTGGTGGATGCCGGGCACTATGAAAGTGAATTCCCGGTTGTAGAAGCGATCCGTAAAGAACTATCTGAAGCGTTTGAAAACCTGCAGGTTGACGCAACAGAAAACGTAACAAACCCGATGGAGATTTACGTTACCGAATTTGAAAATAAAAACATTTAA
- a CDS encoding DUF4168 domain-containing protein: protein MHISKKLVLTLICSLFAAGSMFAQAQQQPQMPPQQQDLPTSSDVSDEEITQLGEAVEELEPIQAETQEKIRSAVEKEDLTFERFQQMMMAMQNPQMAQQVNITDEEKSKIQTLQPTLMQIQTEARQQMSTKIEENGLTMQRYQQIIMGAQQDPELMSRVEDELGLPQQGNQQ from the coding sequence ATGCATATTTCAAAAAAATTAGTACTTACACTTATTTGTTCACTTTTTGCTGCCGGTTCTATGTTTGCTCAGGCGCAGCAGCAACCGCAAATGCCGCCGCAACAGCAAGATTTACCTACCTCATCTGATGTCAGCGATGAAGAGATCACACAACTTGGAGAGGCTGTTGAGGAGTTAGAGCCTATTCAGGCAGAAACACAGGAGAAAATAAGATCAGCAGTTGAAAAGGAAGACCTGACTTTTGAAAGATTTCAACAGATGATGATGGCCATGCAGAATCCACAAATGGCACAGCAGGTGAATATTACGGATGAAGAGAAATCCAAAATTCAAACGTTGCAGCCAACACTCATGCAGATTCAAACCGAGGCTCGTCAGCAAATGAGCACTAAAATTGAGGAAAATGGTTTAACAATGCAGCGATATCAGCAGATTATAATGGGAGCGCAACAAGATCCCGAACTGATGTCCCGAGTGGAAGATGAGTTGGGCTTACCACAACAAGGCAACCAACAATAA
- a CDS encoding FtsX-like permease family protein, with amino-acid sequence MNERSVILGQELMQRLDVQLGDSLVMIGQGFRGQSATGLYRIRGTIAFPNPQLNRNLVMMPLETAQYFLAAENRLTSLSIILDDTEQVDATVKSLQSIFSDEFEVMSWQTMMPELVQTIEADRGAGLIMIFVLYIVVGFGILGTVLMMITERTYEFGVMISVGTPRFVIALMLAIEILLMALVGSGIGILVSIPIAWYFNINPIEFSGDIAEVYQSYGMEAVMQFSTEPVVFYSQAVTIFIITLVFSIIPLIKASRLNPVEALRG; translated from the coding sequence ATGAATGAGCGATCCGTAATCCTGGGCCAGGAATTAATGCAGCGGCTGGATGTTCAGCTTGGCGATAGTTTAGTCATGATTGGCCAGGGTTTCAGGGGACAAAGTGCCACCGGCCTCTACAGAATCCGCGGGACCATTGCTTTTCCAAATCCACAGCTCAACCGAAACCTGGTGATGATGCCGCTCGAAACGGCTCAATACTTTCTTGCCGCAGAAAACCGTCTGACCTCCCTCTCCATTATCCTGGATGATACGGAACAGGTTGATGCGACCGTAAAGAGTCTTCAATCAATATTTTCTGATGAGTTCGAAGTTATGAGCTGGCAAACGATGATGCCCGAATTGGTTCAAACCATAGAAGCCGATCGAGGCGCCGGATTGATCATGATATTTGTTTTGTACATCGTAGTAGGCTTTGGAATTTTAGGAACGGTGTTGATGATGATTACCGAACGAACCTACGAATTTGGGGTGATGATTTCGGTTGGAACGCCGCGTTTTGTCATCGCCTTGATGCTGGCAATCGAAATTCTGTTGATGGCGCTGGTGGGAAGCGGAATCGGTATTTTGGTTTCGATTCCCATTGCATGGTATTTCAACATCAATCCCATCGAGTTTTCAGGTGATATTGCCGAGGTATATCAATCCTATGGAATGGAAGCTGTGATGCAATTTTCCACCGAGCCGGTTGTGTTCTATTCGCAGGCTGTCACAATTTTTATCATCACATTGGTTTTCAGCATTATTCCTTTGATTAAAGCCAGCAGGCTCAACCCGGTGGAGGCATTGAGAGGATAA
- a CDS encoding YggS family pyridoxal phosphate-dependent enzyme produces the protein MSEIIHERYQQVKNQIKEACIKAGRDPSEVLLIAVSKLKPDEDIHELLKDNQVHFGENRAKALEDRMESIPDESIQWHFIGNLQTNKIKYMAHRVNWIQSVHKKKALKEIEKRASREGRIINALVQVNISDEDQKSGCDPEDLEKILKYGQDLKHTRVRGLMGMATFTDDHDVVRPEFKLLKQLSDEHQHLNDGAVNLEHISMGMTNDFTVAIEEGSTMVRIGTAIFGERNY, from the coding sequence ATGAGCGAAATTATACATGAACGATATCAACAGGTAAAAAACCAAATTAAAGAAGCCTGCATAAAAGCGGGCAGAGATCCCTCAGAAGTATTACTAATTGCAGTAAGCAAACTGAAACCGGATGAAGATATCCATGAACTGCTAAAAGACAATCAGGTTCACTTTGGCGAGAACCGTGCGAAGGCCCTGGAAGACAGAATGGAGTCCATCCCGGATGAATCAATTCAATGGCACTTCATCGGGAATTTACAGACCAATAAAATTAAATATATGGCTCACCGGGTAAACTGGATTCAATCGGTTCATAAAAAGAAAGCCCTGAAAGAGATTGAGAAGCGAGCATCGAGGGAGGGAAGAATCATCAATGCCCTGGTTCAGGTAAATATCAGTGATGAAGATCAAAAAAGCGGATGCGATCCCGAAGATTTGGAAAAAATTCTAAAATACGGACAGGATCTTAAACACACGCGTGTACGGGGGTTGATGGGAATGGCAACCTTTACAGATGACCATGATGTTGTTCGGCCTGAATTTAAACTCTTGAAACAACTTTCGGATGAGCATCAGCATTTAAATGATGGAGCTGTAAACCTGGAGCATATTTCCATGGGAATGACAAACGACTTTACTGTGGCTATTGAAGAGGGCTCCACCATGGTTCGCATTGGAACAGCCATTTTTGGTGAGCGCAACTATTAA
- a CDS encoding outer membrane lipoprotein-sorting protein has product MYLIKRVAIAVCLFGLISISVSAQSAEEIVREAYKKMEGESSRAEITMEIVRPNWTRSVSMKSWSLGEDYSLILITAPARDEGTSFLMRNNEIWNWLPDVNRTIKMPPSMMSQSWMGSDFSNNDLVRESSVITDYTYIMMDSETVDGYDCHVIEMIPKPDAPIVWARVVSYISKDEYLNLRVEYFDEDDTLVRIMAGSEVKVLGGRLIPTKMEMIPVEEEGNRTVITYQDIEFNIDISESFFSIQNMKRVQ; this is encoded by the coding sequence ATGTACCTGATTAAAAGAGTTGCTATTGCAGTTTGTTTGTTTGGGTTGATTTCAATTTCAGTTTCGGCTCAATCAGCTGAAGAAATTGTACGCGAAGCATATAAAAAAATGGAGGGCGAGAGTTCGCGAGCAGAGATTACAATGGAAATTGTACGCCCTAATTGGACCCGAAGTGTATCCATGAAAAGCTGGAGCTTGGGAGAAGATTACAGCCTGATTTTGATTACTGCCCCTGCCCGTGATGAAGGAACATCATTCCTGATGAGAAACAATGAAATATGGAACTGGCTGCCGGATGTAAACCGGACCATCAAAATGCCGCCTTCTATGATGAGCCAGTCGTGGATGGGTTCTGACTTTTCCAATAATGATCTGGTTCGCGAATCTTCGGTCATAACAGATTATACATACATTATGATGGATAGTGAGACTGTGGATGGGTACGATTGCCATGTTATCGAGATGATCCCTAAACCGGATGCTCCCATCGTGTGGGCGAGGGTAGTCAGCTATATTTCAAAAGATGAATATTTGAACCTTCGGGTTGAATATTTTGATGAAGATGATACGTTGGTTCGCATCATGGCTGGATCTGAGGTGAAAGTATTGGGGGGACGGCTCATTCCAACAAAAATGGAGATGATACCTGTTGAAGAGGAAGGAAACAGAACGGTTATTACGTACCAGGATATTGAATTCAATATCGATATCTCTGAAAGTTTCTTTAGCATTCAAAATATGAAGAGGGTACAGTGA
- a CDS encoding FtsX-like permease family protein produces MVKNIIKLGWKNVWRNPARSGVVIVAVLLGTWAGIFSAGFFNGFMEDYLHNQIELSIGHIQIEHPQFGDLNNPKFSISNADEIIQYAEEKSYTEDVSAKSMATGLAQSPHSSFGVNIYGIDLEADTSLTVKQYITKGEMINTTTWNPILIGIELAERLDLELGSRMVLSFQDVTGDITGGAFRVAGIFDTFMNQFDEGNVFVRKSDLNGLLGNMNAIHNIRIDTDDLSMAEMYAAQIKQEFPDVEVKTWRDIAPELRYSFDMMDLTLYIVMIIIIIGLIFSIINTMLMAVLERTRELGMLRAIGMNKSRTFSMVMIETVFLTMVGAPGGVFLGWIFITYFGNVGIDLSAFAQGLNQWGIGTVVYPSLTWPYYLNIMLMIAAASLLSALYPAWRTLKLKPVQAIRKFN; encoded by the coding sequence ATGGTCAAAAACATCATAAAACTCGGGTGGAAAAATGTATGGAGAAATCCGGCGCGCAGCGGAGTGGTCATTGTAGCGGTGCTGCTGGGAACCTGGGCCGGTATTTTCAGTGCAGGATTTTTTAACGGATTTATGGAAGATTATCTGCACAACCAGATTGAACTATCTATCGGGCACATCCAGATTGAGCACCCTCAATTCGGGGATCTCAACAATCCGAAATTTTCCATTTCAAATGCGGATGAGATCATTCAGTATGCTGAAGAAAAATCATATACAGAAGATGTGTCGGCCAAAAGTATGGCGACCGGTTTGGCTCAAAGTCCCCACAGCAGTTTTGGGGTTAACATTTACGGAATTGATCTTGAAGCAGATACCTCACTGACTGTGAAGCAGTATATCACAAAGGGCGAAATGATTAACACCACCACCTGGAATCCAATCCTGATTGGCATTGAACTCGCCGAACGGCTTGACCTGGAATTAGGATCAAGAATGGTGTTAAGTTTCCAGGACGTGACGGGTGATATCACCGGTGGAGCATTTCGTGTTGCAGGAATTTTCGACACTTTTATGAATCAGTTTGATGAAGGAAATGTATTTGTCCGGAAGAGTGATTTGAACGGGCTTCTTGGAAATATGAATGCCATCCACAATATCAGGATAGATACGGATGATCTTTCGATGGCTGAAATGTATGCAGCACAAATCAAGCAAGAGTTCCCCGATGTAGAAGTAAAAACCTGGCGAGATATTGCTCCCGAGTTGAGATACTCTTTTGATATGATGGATCTCACACTCTACATCGTAATGATCATTATTATTATTGGCCTGATCTTCAGCATCATCAACACCATGTTGATGGCCGTCCTGGAACGAACCCGCGAACTTGGAATGCTGCGTGCCATTGGAATGAATAAATCGCGAACCTTCAGTATGGTAATGATTGAAACTGTATTTCTGACGATGGTGGGCGCTCCCGGCGGAGTCTTCCTGGGCTGGATCTTTATCACCTATTTTGGAAATGTTGGAATAGATTTGAGTGCGTTTGCACAGGGGTTGAATCAGTGGGGAATCGGAACGGTCGTGTATCCGTCACTCACATGGCCGTATTATCTGAATATCATGCTGATGATTGCAGCGGCGTCATTATTGTCAGCTTTATATCCCGCCTGGCGAACCTTAAAGCTGAAACCCGTTCAAGCGATTCGAAAGTTTAATTAA
- the smpB gene encoding SsrA-binding protein SmpB: MAKKNQNSNTTPTLKNRKARHDFHIDETYEAGISLKGTEVKSLRQGKASLNEAFAYLQNGEVWLKNMYIKPYKFGSYANHDERRDRKLLLKRREIREIDKNINQKGYTLVPLKLYFKRGYAKILMGLARGKKQYDKREDIKEKDIRRELDRKIKGNYSVNL, from the coding sequence TTGGCGAAAAAGAATCAAAACTCAAATACAACACCCACTCTAAAAAACCGCAAAGCCCGGCACGATTTCCATATTGATGAAACGTATGAGGCCGGTATTTCTTTGAAGGGTACAGAAGTTAAATCACTGCGCCAGGGGAAGGCCAGCCTGAATGAGGCTTTTGCTTATCTGCAGAACGGAGAGGTTTGGTTGAAGAATATGTATATCAAACCGTATAAGTTTGGATCCTATGCTAATCACGATGAGAGACGCGACCGAAAGCTATTATTGAAACGAAGGGAGATTCGCGAAATAGACAAGAACATTAATCAGAAAGGGTATACTCTTGTACCACTCAAGCTCTATTTTAAACGCGGATATGCAAAAATTCTGATGGGATTAGCTCGTGGTAAAAAACAGTACGACAAACGAGAAGACATTAAAGAGAAAGATATACGCCGCGAACTTGACCGGAAGATCAAAGGGAATTACAGCGTAAACCTGTAA
- a CDS encoding TetR/AcrR family transcriptional regulator, whose protein sequence is MSPRTAQQNEEIRQQTQKQIIDSAFELFANEGYSKTSIAAVAKKAGISKGLIYHYFDSKEAILEAIFDQLVSMGDQMMDFPEESGPVEKIKQTLEQTFDFIENETGMGRLMVSLALQPDVFDSLKPKLDKVQERQILMFKEIMWDLGCSEPELEAYQLGAMLDGILMGYIAMGDDYPLQELKAKILEEYVPD, encoded by the coding sequence ATGAGCCCACGGACAGCACAACAAAACGAGGAAATTCGGCAGCAAACCCAAAAGCAAATTATTGATTCTGCATTCGAGTTGTTTGCCAATGAAGGCTATTCTAAAACGAGTATTGCGGCAGTTGCTAAAAAAGCAGGGATTTCCAAAGGACTGATCTATCATTACTTTGATAGCAAAGAAGCCATTTTAGAAGCTATTTTTGATCAGTTGGTGAGCATGGGAGATCAAATGATGGACTTCCCGGAAGAGTCTGGTCCCGTGGAAAAGATCAAACAAACCCTGGAGCAAACCTTCGATTTCATAGAGAACGAAACGGGAATGGGCCGATTGATGGTTTCGTTAGCGCTTCAACCGGATGTATTTGACAGCCTCAAACCAAAACTGGATAAAGTTCAAGAGAGACAGATTCTGATGTTTAAAGAGATTATGTGGGATTTGGGGTGCTCCGAGCCCGAACTGGAAGCGTATCAACTGGGGGCCATGTTGGATGGAATTTTGATGGGATATATTGCTATGGGCGATGATTATCCGTTACAGGAATTAAAAGCTAAAATACTGGAGGAATATGTACCTGATTAA
- a CDS encoding DivIVA domain-containing protein encodes MKLTALEIKQQQFEKSLRGYDTTEVQSYLNLIASEWEHMVGKIRELENQVDKMNSKLQHYERVEEALHETLQTAKSSAEEKLSGAKKEANMIREKAEMEAESIVKDANQQRREVRQSIMQLIDKREEMIRSMRSYLENTQESLEQFNKDDRSLFTPPEHIEQEANPVVQKEKTKEEKTHSPKESRNIPGAEKIDDIIDELD; translated from the coding sequence ATGAAATTAACAGCACTTGAGATCAAACAACAGCAGTTTGAAAAATCTCTCCGCGGTTACGACACAACAGAAGTTCAATCTTACCTGAATCTTATTGCCAGCGAATGGGAGCATATGGTTGGAAAAATTCGCGAGCTCGAAAACCAGGTTGATAAAATGAACAGCAAACTACAACACTACGAACGGGTAGAAGAAGCACTGCATGAAACCCTTCAAACTGCTAAAAGCTCTGCCGAGGAGAAATTGAGTGGAGCAAAAAAAGAGGCGAATATGATTCGCGAAAAGGCCGAGATGGAGGCAGAATCGATTGTTAAGGACGCTAATCAGCAGCGCAGGGAAGTCCGGCAAAGCATCATGCAGCTTATTGACAAACGCGAAGAGATGATTCGCAGCATGAGATCTTACCTTGAAAATACGCAGGAATCCCTCGAGCAATTCAATAAAGACGACCGATCACTTTTCACACCACCCGAGCACATCGAACAGGAAGCCAATCCTGTAGTTCAAAAGGAAAAAACAAAAGAAGAGAAGACGCATTCACCAAAGGAGAGCCGTAACATCCCCGGAGCGGAAAAAATTGACGATATCATCGACGAACTTGATTAA
- a CDS encoding site-2 protease family protein: MAFPEAETQTQELPNIKEQPKNQPGLWTILKHVALFIATFACVTFVGIFWVGQSADTASYLDMWPEGALFATLLLAFLATHEFGHYFAAVYHNVKVTLPYFIPIPLGIGTMGAVIKIEERIQETKKLFDIGIAGPIAGFLVSLIVLLYGFSTLPDPSFIENFAGHEEVISHVQETGQYPETPPEIENAPEGSTIMLGHTLLFSFLASFFENVPPMYEMYHFPFLFAGWLGLFFTALNLMPIGQLDGGHILYSLIGYKKHRTVARICFGSIATLGGIEAIPFLFLNIDGWMPGYGFLSIMLWALILLFLFRKGFYSEHVWIAPMWAISLISTVAYLYFTSGFTQTGSLIWVFWSFFLVYFVKMEHPPVIFERPLSPWRKRLGWISMAVFILCISPTPIYFVN, from the coding sequence TTGGCATTTCCAGAGGCAGAAACACAGACGCAGGAACTTCCCAATATTAAAGAGCAGCCTAAGAATCAACCCGGCTTATGGACTATCCTGAAGCATGTGGCGTTGTTTATTGCCACGTTTGCATGCGTCACATTCGTCGGAATCTTCTGGGTGGGTCAATCGGCAGATACCGCATCTTATCTTGATATGTGGCCGGAAGGAGCTCTATTCGCCACTTTGCTTCTGGCATTCCTGGCCACGCATGAGTTCGGACACTATTTCGCAGCCGTTTATCACAATGTAAAAGTTACCCTGCCTTACTTTATTCCTATTCCACTCGGGATTGGAACCATGGGCGCCGTTATTAAAATTGAAGAGCGCATCCAGGAAACGAAGAAACTGTTTGATATCGGTATAGCGGGGCCAATTGCAGGCTTTCTGGTGTCTCTTATTGTTTTACTTTATGGATTCTCAACCCTGCCTGATCCATCATTCATCGAAAATTTTGCAGGACACGAAGAGGTTATCAGCCATGTTCAGGAAACGGGACAGTACCCGGAAACGCCCCCGGAAATTGAAAATGCGCCCGAGGGTTCAACCATTATGCTGGGACATACTTTACTGTTTTCATTCCTGGCCAGCTTTTTTGAGAATGTACCGCCCATGTACGAAATGTATCATTTCCCGTTTCTTTTTGCAGGATGGCTGGGACTCTTTTTTACAGCGCTGAACCTAATGCCGATTGGCCAGCTTGACGGCGGACATATTTTATACTCTTTGATTGGATACAAAAAACACCGAACGGTGGCCAGAATTTGCTTTGGATCTATTGCTACACTCGGAGGAATTGAAGCGATCCCTTTTCTCTTTCTAAATATTGACGGATGGATGCCCGGATATGGATTTCTCTCCATAATGCTCTGGGCACTAATCTTATTATTTCTGTTTAGAAAAGGATTTTACAGTGAACATGTCTGGATCGCCCCCATGTGGGCCATATCTCTGATATCAACGGTAGCATACCTTTATTTTACATCCGGGTTTACACAAACCGGATCGTTAATCTGGGTATTTTGGAGTTTCTTTCTTGTTTATTTTGTAAAAATGGAACACCCTCCTGTTATCTTTGAGCGGCCATTGTCGCCATGGAGGAAACGGCTCGGCTGGATCAGTATGGCTGTATTTATCCTCTGTATCAGCCCGACACCCATTTATTTTGTGAATTGA
- a CDS encoding arginine deiminase family protein: MNINISSETGVLRGLIVHSPGREVSLVNPNIKEELLFDDIIFESDAKYEHIDMLKIFSTAMPDDGEIFEILDLAEEVFASEDIRAEFIEWMIKEQPFENIHTVEKELIRLHPKEFVRFVAEGVLGDHTFNLHPAPNLLFTRDLAAVARNTVILSRAAKEARAREFLLMRTIVHHHPLFESVKENAITVGGHQTIEGGDVLIASDDIVLIGMSERTSFSGLMGVAEQLLHHGVEHVLAVDIPKQRSSMHLDTIFTFADKTECVVFPPSIEEKENNVVDLFLNGDAVQCRQCTSLKEILEELTGKEFTFIKCGGEKRIDQFREQWTDGANLFALAPGIVVGYGRNTKTFEALVSHGYRHMNQYEFIEEFENKDLNPEKEGKIAISFEGHELCRGRGGARCMTMPISRT; this comes from the coding sequence ATGAATATCAATATTTCTTCTGAAACCGGCGTGCTTCGGGGCTTGATTGTACATTCGCCCGGACGTGAAGTTTCCCTGGTGAATCCAAATATTAAGGAAGAGCTTCTTTTTGATGACATCATCTTTGAAAGTGATGCCAAATATGAACATATCGATATGCTGAAAATCTTCAGCACTGCAATGCCTGATGATGGAGAAATTTTTGAAATTCTGGATCTGGCCGAGGAGGTTTTTGCATCAGAAGATATACGCGCAGAATTTATTGAATGGATGATTAAAGAGCAGCCATTTGAAAATATTCATACCGTAGAAAAAGAACTTATCCGGCTCCATCCGAAAGAATTTGTCCGGTTTGTGGCCGAGGGAGTTTTGGGAGATCACACGTTCAATCTTCATCCAGCCCCCAATTTACTGTTCACCCGCGATCTTGCCGCCGTTGCACGAAATACTGTAATTCTTTCACGAGCAGCAAAAGAAGCCCGGGCAAGGGAATTTTTGTTGATGCGGACGATTGTGCATCATCATCCACTGTTTGAATCGGTAAAAGAAAACGCCATAACAGTTGGCGGGCATCAAACCATCGAGGGCGGAGATGTATTGATTGCATCAGACGATATTGTACTGATTGGTATGAGCGAACGCACCTCATTCAGCGGTTTGATGGGAGTTGCCGAGCAGTTACTGCATCACGGAGTGGAACATGTGCTGGCAGTTGATATTCCCAAACAACGATCGTCCATGCATCTCGACACCATTTTTACATTTGCAGATAAAACTGAATGTGTAGTCTTTCCACCCTCTATTGAGGAGAAAGAGAATAATGTTGTAGATCTTTTTTTAAACGGTGATGCAGTTCAGTGCAGGCAGTGTACATCTCTGAAAGAGATATTGGAGGAATTAACCGGCAAAGAGTTTACGTTTATTAAATGCGGCGGCGAAAAACGTATCGATCAGTTTCGGGAACAATGGACAGACGGTGCAAACTTGTTTGCCCTGGCACCGGGAATTGTTGTAGGATATGGCCGCAACACAAAAACGTTTGAGGCGTTAGTGAGCCATGGCTACAGGCACATGAACCAATATGAGTTTATTGAAGAATTTGAAAACAAAGATCTTAATCCTGAAAAAGAGGGTAAGATTGCAATCAGCTTTGAAGGTCACGAACTTTGTCGGGGCCGGGGCGGAGCGCGTTGTATGACGATGCCCATTTCACGTACATGA
- a CDS encoding family 16 glycosylhydrolase — MIDALSAAKSSILLLFFILFMIFSGCSEESNQENEIDKLTIQTATIVEGNADTIAEIPVNLEGSLVSDVTVSYEIEEGTALNGDDLNATNGEITFSPDNLKAVIPVEVMGDEYFELSETFKVKLTADGRSTTFIITISDNDDMAEILSDEDGFYTPEEYPSMSLKWSDEFNGDQLNTADWTYEIGDGCPDLCQWGNRELQDYTDIDSNSNVENGMLTITARKDGSDYTSARIKTEDKVELQYGRIDIRAKLPKGQGIWPAIWMLGANIDQVGWPMSGEIDIMELVGHEPSIVHGTVHYDDGGYDSSTGMKGLSCGTYSDQFHVYTLVWEKDQISWYVDNQWFKTFSASIPM, encoded by the coding sequence ATGATTGATGCATTGAGTGCCGCCAAAAGTTCTATACTTCTTCTCTTTTTTATTCTGTTCATGATTTTTTCAGGATGTAGTGAAGAGAGTAATCAGGAAAATGAAATTGACAAGCTCACGATTCAAACTGCAACAATAGTTGAGGGTAATGCTGATACCATCGCCGAAATCCCTGTTAATTTGGAGGGGTCGCTGGTTTCGGACGTAACTGTATCGTATGAAATTGAAGAGGGAACGGCATTAAATGGGGATGATCTGAATGCAACAAATGGAGAGATAACCTTTAGTCCCGATAATTTAAAAGCCGTTATTCCGGTAGAGGTGATGGGTGATGAGTATTTTGAACTCTCGGAAACATTTAAAGTAAAGCTGACAGCTGATGGCCGTTCAACAACATTTATAATCACCATTTCTGACAACGATGATATGGCCGAAATCCTCTCGGATGAAGATGGATTTTATACACCTGAAGAATATCCGTCCATGAGTTTAAAATGGAGTGATGAATTCAATGGTGATCAGCTAAACACCGCCGATTGGACCTATGAAATTGGGGATGGTTGTCCTGATCTCTGCCAATGGGGGAATAGAGAGCTTCAGGATTACACGGATATCGATTCGAATTCAAATGTCGAAAATGGTATGCTTACAATAACTGCCCGGAAGGATGGCAGTGACTACACATCGGCACGAATCAAAACCGAAGATAAAGTGGAACTTCAATACGGCCGGATTGATATCCGCGCCAAACTTCCAAAAGGACAAGGAATCTGGCCGGCTATCTGGATGCTTGGTGCCAATATCGATCAGGTTGGCTGGCCGATGAGCGGTGAGATTGACATCATGGAGTTGGTTGGGCATGAACCAAGCATTGTTCACGGCACTGTTCATTACGATGATGGCGGATACGATTCATCAACCGGTATGAAGGGGTTATCCTGCGGAACATATTCCGATCAGTTTCACGTCTACACCTTGGTTTGGGAGAAAGATCAAATTAGTTGGTATGTGGACAATCAATGGTTTAAGACCTTTTCGGCTTCGATCCCAATGTAA